In Bacteroides cellulosilyticus, the genomic stretch AACGGGCATTTTATTCTTCGGGAACCGGCGTTTCAATCGGATTTGGAATACTAAAACTTTTGTCCGAGAACAAATCCGCCAAGCCGGAAATCTGCTTCAGACGAAGAAGTTCATCGCGATCCATGCCAATATTTTTCATAATCCATTGGTCGGACATACCCGCTTTATCCAGTTCGGCCACGATGTGGCACATCAGTTCGATATTGTGCGAACCTCGTGCACGGTTATGCCGGATGGTAGATGCCATTCGATTGGATAATTCTTTATCAATCACCACTACAGGCAACAAACCGTTTTCCCGCTGATAAATTCGCTTGGAGCTTCTCAACACACTATAACGATGATACCCGTCTACCAATATATAACGGTCGGTTTCGTTATCATAGTAACATACGCAAGGCATCGTAAAACCATCCTCCCAAATAGAAAGTTCCAGTAATTTCATCTCAGGTGGTGCCACTATGTTGGGATTATAATCATTCGCCACTATTTTCTCCACCGGCACAGCTTTTACGGCATATACCGGACTTTGATCTACACTCATAACATCATATTTTTGAATTGTTCCATTATTTTATCTCGCTTGTATGCTTCCTCCTTATTTAAGGCAAAACCCATATATTTGCAGGCATGATCATTCTTCAGAATACAT encodes the following:
- a CDS encoding IbrB-like domain-containing protein; protein product: MSVDQSPVYAVKAVPVEKIVANDYNPNIVAPPEMKLLELSIWEDGFTMPCVCYYDNETDRYILVDGYHRYSVLRSSKRIYQRENGLLPVVVIDKELSNRMASTIRHNRARGSHNIELMCHIVAELDKAGMSDQWIMKNIGMDRDELLRLKQISGLADLFSDKSFSIPNPIETPVPEE